A region of the Acidobacteriota bacterium genome:
CGCATTATGCGAGCCCAGGCCGAGCGCAAACAGGTCTTTTTGTTGATCCAACCCATCTTAACGTCCGGCTTCATTCGTCCAAAAGAAGACAAGCGCCCTGCCGGGAAAAACCGCAAGCAGATCAAAGAAGCCATCAGTGCCTTGCAAAAGAGCCTGGATGATGATGAGACCAGCTTTGTCACCATGCAGAATGTTGTGGAGCAATGCTGTAATTTCTTTCTGAGAGAAGGCCGTTTCCCCACCAGCTACGAAGAGCTTCAGCCCATCCCCCTCCTCTGGGTAGGGCTGCTGACCTATGCCGGAGATGACGGGGGAGCAGTGGGCCAGGCGTATCGACTCTCCTTCGACCTGGATGCGGGGGTTGCTTTGCTCTCGTTGCGTGCCCCGGATGCACAGGGGCGCTTTGCGCGGGACTGGTACAAGCGCACCATCACCGTGCCCCTGCCGCCCTGCGTGGTCGAGCAGCTGCGCGCGGGGGTGCAGCTGGCTCCCACCCTGCGCGAACTGGTCAAAGCTGATGGCTCATCCGTGGCCGTCCTGGATGTGATGGTGCAGGTCAAAAAAGCGGAGCTGACTGCGTGGTCCGACATGGATCGCCTCCTGGGCTTCGATTGGGGCGTGCACAGCCTGCTCACGGCAGTGGTGCTGCAAACCAACCCAGACGCCCCAGAGCAGCCGCTGCAAATCTCGCGCCCACTTTTTGTCAAGACTGGCGGCCTGGATGGGCACCAGGCGCGCACCAGAAGGCAGATCGACCAGCTCAAAGCGGCCAGAGACACGCTGCTTCCTGATGATGCCAAGCGGGCCGACTACGAGGAGGAAATCCGCCGCTGCTGGAGAGTCTATGAGGCGCGCAACCGGGAACTGGCACATCTGGCGGCCAATCTGCTCTTGTTGTTCGCCAGTGTGTGGGGCTGCTCACTCATCTGCGGGGAGTCCTTGAAGACGCTCAAGAGCACTGGGCGAGGCAAGGGAGTTCGTGGTCGCTGGCGCAACTGGCGCAATAATACCACCATTCGCTCGGAGATCTGGCGTATCTTGCGCTACAAGAGTCACCTGGCCGGGATTCGCTTCCGCTCAGAAAAGCCGCGTGGCACCTCCCACACCTGTGCGCGCTGTGGCAAGCCTGCCCAGACCTATCGTTCTTCCCGGCTGCCTCATCGTACCGAGCCGGTGACGTGGGGACGCTGGCTCTGGTGTGCACATTGCGGGTACAATGCCGACCGTGACTACTGCGCTGCTCTTAACATTGCCCGCCTGGGCATCGCTTATCTGACTCACGTTCAAGCAACCACCAAGGGAAAAGCTTTCTCCGTGACCGAGATCGCCTCGATCAAGCCACGTCCGTATATCGCGCGTGGTGCGGTGCTGCTGTTTCCGCCGCAAACAGATATCACTCGCCTGCTTGATGCAGGCAAGCTCTACATCAATGGATGGAAACGATCCGTGACGCTTCGCTCCTCGTATGAGACCCCTCTGCTCTTACGACTGTGTAGCTGAAAGTCCTAGGGATTGTTCATGCTTGTTGTAGAAAAAAGAAACGGTACCGACGAGCCATTGAGGATTATGACCGGGCTCTCGACCTTGATCCTGCTTCTGTTAGTGCTTACAATGGTCGGGGCATCGCTTGTTGGAGCCTCAAAGAGTATCAGCGAGCCATTCAAGACTTTGAGCGGGCTCTCGACCTTGATCCCACTTTTGCCGGAGCTTATAACAATCGTGGCCTTGCTTATCGGGGCCTCAAAGAGTACCAGCGAGCCATTGAGGATTATGACCGGGCTATAACCCTCGATCCCACATCTATTGCGGCTTACGATAACAGGTATGAGGCATATCGATTGATCGGAAACTATGAGCTTGCACTCTCGGATCTCGATTGTATCCTAACTCTTCAAGAAAATGTTGAGGCAAGAACATACAATAATCGAGGTTTGGTCCTTAGTTATCTTAAGCGTTATGAAGAGGCAATCGAGGATTACGAGAGAGGTTTAAGGAAAGAACCAGACGATATCTATCTTCTGTATAATATTGCTGTAGTTAAGGCGCGTTGG
Encoded here:
- a CDS encoding transposase yields the protein MRQGSAYQPLSYDIRLPDEIQADALRLLEVSREAINAALVQLWPYLDAFMQALPGPAWKQAELYVVQRSGHGNRLERCELEQAGRIMRAQAERKQVFLLIQPILTSGFIRPKEDKRPAGKNRKQIKEAISALQKSLDDDETSFVTMQNVVEQCCNFFLREGRFPTSYEELQPIPLLWVGLLTYAGDDGGAVGQAYRLSFDLDAGVALLSLRAPDAQGRFARDWYKRTITVPLPPCVVEQLRAGVQLAPTLRELVKADGSSVAVLDVMVQVKKAELTAWSDMDRLLGFDWGVHSLLTAVVLQTNPDAPEQPLQISRPLFVKTGGLDGHQARTRRQIDQLKAARDTLLPDDAKRADYEEEIRRCWRVYEARNRELAHLAANLLLLFASVWGCSLICGESLKTLKSTGRGKGVRGRWRNWRNNTTIRSEIWRILRYKSHLAGIRFRSEKPRGTSHTCARCGKPAQTYRSSRLPHRTEPVTWGRWLWCAHCGYNADRDYCAALNIARLGIAYLTHVQATTKGKAFSVTEIASIKPRPYIARGAVLLFPPQTDITRLLDAGKLYINGWKRSVTLRSSYETPLLLRLCS